Proteins encoded within one genomic window of Candidatus Binatia bacterium:
- the ddlA gene encoding D-alanine--D-alanine ligase, translated as MKKLRVLALMDEALVPPEDVTGIDVGTADWKTEYDVLTTLRDLGHEVYPLGVGSDLGAIRKIVDEWKPHIAFNLLEDFHDVPVFDQNVVSYLELLRLPYTGCNPRGLLLARDKALSKKILFYHRIPVPEFAVFPIGRRVRRPKRLEFPLIVKSLTKEASAGISQASVVTDDEKLAERVRFVHESVGTDAIVERYVEGRELYVGILGNQRLEVFPVWELLFTKLPEDRWRIATDRVKWSRSYQKKIGVRSTLARNLPEGLPEYIQRIAKRVYRALLLSGYARLDFRLDENGRLYVLEANPNPQLAYGEDFAESAEKAGVSYEELIQRILNLGLRWRAGQPYAS; from the coding sequence ATGAAAAAACTCCGCGTTCTGGCGCTGATGGACGAGGCTCTCGTCCCCCCCGAGGACGTCACCGGCATCGACGTCGGGACGGCGGACTGGAAGACCGAGTACGACGTGCTGACGACGCTCCGCGACCTGGGTCACGAGGTGTACCCGCTCGGTGTCGGAAGCGACCTCGGCGCGATCCGCAAAATCGTCGACGAGTGGAAACCTCACATCGCCTTCAACCTCCTCGAAGACTTCCACGACGTGCCCGTTTTCGACCAGAACGTCGTGAGCTACCTCGAACTCCTGCGGCTCCCGTACACGGGCTGCAACCCGAGGGGCCTCCTTCTCGCCCGGGACAAAGCGCTCTCGAAAAAAATCCTCTTCTACCACCGGATTCCCGTCCCCGAATTCGCCGTCTTCCCCATCGGCCGTCGCGTGCGCCGGCCCAAGCGACTCGAGTTTCCGCTGATCGTGAAGTCGCTCACCAAGGAAGCGTCGGCCGGGATTTCGCAGGCTTCCGTGGTGACCGACGACGAGAAGCTCGCCGAGCGCGTGCGGTTCGTCCACGAGTCGGTGGGGACGGACGCCATCGTCGAGCGCTACGTGGAGGGGCGCGAGCTCTACGTGGGGATCCTCGGTAACCAGCGCCTCGAAGTGTTTCCCGTCTGGGAGCTTCTCTTCACGAAACTCCCCGAGGACCGCTGGCGCATCGCCACCGACCGCGTCAAGTGGAGCCGTTCCTACCAGAAGAAGATCGGCGTCCGGAGCACGCTCGCAAGGAATCTTCCGGAGGGCCTCCCGGAGTACATCCAGCGAATCGCCAAGCGTGTCTATCGCGCCCTTCTTCTGAGCGGCTATGCGCGGCTCGACTTCCGTCTCGACGAGAACGGCCGGCTCTACGTCCTCGAAGCCAACCCGAACCCGCAGCTCGCCTACGGCGAGGACTTCGCCGAGTCGGCGGAAAAGGCCGGGGTTTCTTACGAAGAGCTCATCCAGCGCATCCTGAACCTCGGCCTCCGCTGGCGGGCCGGTCAGCCCTACGCCTCGTGA
- a CDS encoding glycosyl transferase, which translates to MRPRVSVLLPVRDARETLEPCLRSLLRQTEPDWECVLVDDGSTDGSFGEARRIVEGDPRFRLVRTARRGIVPALQRGLEHVCGEWVARMDADDLAHRRRLELQLAFVERHRDLAAVGSHVRFFPRKGLGPGLREYERWLRSIATPEDVRREAFVECPVPHPTLFVRADVLREFGYRDCGWPEDYDLVLRLLEAGLRIGVVPRRLLAWRHHEKRTSLHEATYDVRRFVECKAYFLARGFLSRTSRYILCGHGSTGKSLRKALRRYGKEAAYILDLHPRRIGKTVDGAPVVPPTTLDSLPALPIVVSVARSGPRAEARAWLEKSGRTELVHFVCAA; encoded by the coding sequence GTGAGGCCACGGGTTTCGGTCCTCCTTCCCGTCCGCGACGCTCGCGAAACACTCGAGCCGTGTCTCCGGAGCCTCCTCCGCCAGACCGAACCCGACTGGGAGTGTGTGCTGGTCGACGACGGCTCCACGGACGGGAGTTTCGGGGAGGCGCGGAGGATCGTGGAAGGAGACCCGCGCTTCCGGCTCGTGCGCACGGCTCGGCGCGGAATCGTTCCTGCCCTGCAGCGGGGGCTCGAGCACGTGTGCGGCGAGTGGGTCGCCCGCATGGATGCGGACGACCTCGCGCACCGGCGTCGGCTCGAGCTCCAGCTCGCTTTCGTGGAACGGCATCGGGACCTCGCCGCCGTCGGGTCCCACGTGCGGTTCTTTCCGAGAAAGGGCCTCGGGCCGGGACTACGCGAATACGAACGGTGGCTCCGGAGCATCGCCACCCCGGAAGACGTCCGGAGGGAAGCCTTCGTCGAGTGTCCCGTCCCGCACCCCACGCTTTTCGTCCGGGCCGACGTGCTCCGGGAGTTCGGATACAGGGACTGCGGCTGGCCGGAAGACTACGACCTCGTCCTCCGCCTGCTCGAGGCCGGCCTGCGGATCGGCGTCGTCCCCCGGCGGCTCCTCGCGTGGCGGCACCACGAAAAGCGAACTTCCCTGCACGAGGCCACCTACGACGTGCGGCGCTTCGTCGAGTGCAAGGCGTACTTTCTCGCCCGTGGGTTTCTCTCCCGCACGTCCCGCTACATCCTCTGCGGGCACGGCAGCACGGGGAAAAGCTTGCGCAAGGCCTTACGGCGGTACGGCAAGGAGGCGGCTTACATTCTCGATCTTCATCCCCGGCGGATCGGGAAAACCGTCGACGGGGCGCCGGTCGTGCCCCCGACGACCCTCGACTCGCTCCCTGCCCTGCCCATTGTCGTCTCGGTAGCGCGCTCGGGGCCGCGGGCGGAGGCTCGGGCCTGGCTCGAAAAGTCCGGCCGCACCGAGCTCGTTCACTTCGTCTGCGCCGCCTGA